A portion of the Blastochloris tepida genome contains these proteins:
- a CDS encoding urease accessory protein UreD has translation MSAASSPSESSPQALQTLRVKGGVRAAFRAGPRGTFAATVHEADGWRVRFPDTGPGADCEAVILNTGGGIAGGDEVRLDFDLGPGARVTATSAAGERVYRALDVPARIATALRLAPGSALAWLPRETILSSGARLARRIEVEMAETATLSLLDILVLGRHGSGERMQAGMLDDLWAIRRGGRLVHAEAVRLDGAIADALARPAIAGGAHVIGTLLHVAPEAEACLERVRREIVGLGDVEIAASAWEGKLVLRALAGCGGRMRAAMQVALDALRGAPMPRAWMM, from the coding sequence ATGTCCGCCGCAAGCTCGCCATCTGAGTCCTCGCCGCAGGCGCTGCAGACGCTGCGCGTCAAAGGCGGCGTGCGGGCGGCGTTCCGTGCGGGCCCGCGCGGCACCTTCGCCGCCACCGTCCACGAGGCGGACGGCTGGCGCGTGCGCTTCCCCGATACCGGCCCCGGCGCGGACTGCGAGGCGGTGATTCTCAACACCGGCGGCGGCATTGCCGGCGGCGACGAGGTGCGGCTCGACTTCGACCTCGGCCCCGGCGCCCGGGTGACAGCGACCAGCGCCGCGGGCGAGCGCGTCTACCGGGCGCTCGACGTCCCCGCCCGCATCGCCACCGCGCTCCGCCTTGCCCCCGGCAGCGCCCTGGCTTGGCTGCCGCGCGAGACCATCCTGTCCTCGGGTGCGCGACTGGCGCGCCGCATCGAGGTCGAGATGGCGGAGACCGCCACTCTGAGTCTGCTCGACATCCTGGTGCTCGGCCGGCACGGCTCGGGCGAGCGCATGCAGGCCGGCATGCTCGACGATCTGTGGGCGATCCGCCGCGGCGGCCGCCTCGTCCACGCCGAGGCCGTGCGGCTCGACGGCGCGATCGCCGACGCCCTGGCGCGGCCGGCCATAGCCGGGGGCGCGCACGTGATCGGCACGCTGCTCCATGTCGCGCCCGAGGCCGAAGCTTGTCTGGAGCGCGTGCGGCGTGAGATCGTGGGCCTCGGCGATGTCGAGATCGCGGCCAGCGCCTGGGAGGGCAAGCTGGTGCTGCGCGCGCTGGCCGGTTGCGGCGGCCGCATGCGCGCGGCGATGCAGGTGGCGCTCGACGCCCTGCGCGGCGCGCCGATGCCGCGCGCCTGGATGATGTGA
- the urtE gene encoding urea ABC transporter ATP-binding subunit UrtE yields the protein MLSVEDIDLHYGAAQALRDVSLIAEPGQVTCVLGRNGVGKTSLLRAIVGQHPISRGRIVWNGEEIQRLSAQQRAKAGIALVPQGREIFPLLTVKENLETGFAVLPRREREIPGEVFDLFPVLDGMLRRRGGDLSGGQQQQLAIARAMVMRPKLLVLDEPTEGIQPSIIKDIGRAILYLRSKGDMAIVLVEQYFEFARDLADRFAVLDRGQVVLSGTRAGMVEEDVRRKLAI from the coding sequence ATGCTGAGTGTCGAGGACATCGATCTGCACTATGGCGCGGCCCAGGCGCTGCGCGACGTCTCGCTGATCGCCGAGCCGGGACAGGTGACGTGCGTGCTGGGCCGCAACGGCGTCGGCAAGACCAGCCTGCTGCGCGCCATCGTCGGCCAGCATCCGATCTCGCGCGGCCGCATCGTCTGGAACGGCGAGGAGATCCAGCGCCTCTCCGCCCAGCAGCGCGCCAAGGCCGGCATCGCTCTGGTGCCCCAGGGCCGTGAGATCTTTCCGCTGCTCACCGTGAAGGAGAATCTGGAGACCGGATTTGCCGTGCTGCCGCGCCGCGAGCGCGAGATTCCCGGCGAGGTGTTCGACCTCTTCCCGGTGCTCGACGGCATGCTGCGCCGACGCGGCGGCGATCTCTCGGGCGGGCAGCAGCAGCAGCTCGCCATCGCCCGCGCCATGGTGATGCGGCCGAAGCTGCTGGTGCTCGACGAGCCGACCGAGGGCATCCAGCCCTCGATCATCAAGGACATCGGCCGCGCCATCCTCTATCTGCGCTCGAAGGGCGATATGGCCATCGTGCTGGTGGAGCAGTATTTCGAGTTCGCCCGCGACCTCGCCGACCGCTTCGCGGTGCTCGACCGAGGTCAGGTCGTGCTGTCGGGAACCCGTGCCGGGATGGTGGAGGAGGATGTCCGCCGCAAGCTCGCCATCTGA
- the urtD gene encoding urea ABC transporter ATP-binding protein UrtD codes for MTDALLDDAAQKEAAARKASAKGSVLYLDGVSVSFDGFRALNELSLVLAPGEMRAIIGPNGAGKTTMMDVITGKTRPDEGEVLFDGTHDLTMLDEAEIANLGIGRKFQKPTVFEFHTVADNIRLALKGPRTTRSALFGARNRIPDDAIDEVLSRVRLIEHRARPAGDLSHGQKQWLEIGMLLAQDPKLLLVDEPVAGMTDAETEDTAELLREIATRHSVVVVEHDMSFVRALGVKVTCLHEGSVLAEGRIDVVSADERVIEVYLGR; via the coding sequence ATGACCGACGCCCTGCTTGACGATGCCGCCCAGAAGGAGGCGGCGGCCAGGAAGGCCAGCGCCAAGGGCAGCGTGCTCTATCTCGACGGCGTCAGCGTGTCGTTCGACGGCTTCCGCGCGCTCAACGAGCTGTCGCTGGTGCTGGCGCCCGGCGAGATGCGCGCCATCATCGGCCCCAACGGCGCCGGCAAGACGACGATGATGGATGTGATCACCGGCAAGACCCGCCCCGACGAGGGCGAGGTGCTGTTCGACGGCACCCACGATCTGACGATGCTCGATGAGGCTGAGATCGCCAATCTCGGCATCGGCCGAAAATTCCAGAAGCCCACGGTGTTCGAGTTCCACACCGTGGCCGACAACATCCGCCTCGCGCTCAAGGGGCCGCGCACCACCCGCTCGGCGCTGTTCGGCGCCCGCAACCGCATCCCCGACGACGCCATCGACGAGGTGCTGAGCCGCGTGCGCCTGATCGAGCACCGCGCCCGGCCGGCCGGCGACCTCAGCCACGGCCAGAAGCAGTGGCTGGAGATCGGCATGCTGCTGGCGCAGGATCCCAAGCTGCTGCTGGTCGACGAGCCGGTGGCCGGCATGACCGACGCCGAGACCGAGGACACCGCCGAGCTGCTGCGCGAGATCGCGACCCGGCATTCGGTCGTCGTGGTCGAGCACGACATGTCGTTCGTGCGCGCGCTCGGCGTCAAGGTCACCTGCCTGCACGAGGGATCGGTGCTGGCGGAAGGCCGGATCGACGTGGTCTCGGCCGATGAGCGCGTCATCGAAGTCTATCTCGGCCGCTAG
- the urtC gene encoding urea ABC transporter permease subunit UrtC: MITRMIVSALGDRGSLIFLGLLGVAALFVALSNLLLPPGSALHVPIHIVALLGKYVCYATLAVALDLVWGYCGILSLGHGAFFALGGYAMGMYLMRQIGTRGVYADPVLPDFMVFLNWKELPWFWHGFDSFPFAMLMVALVPGLLAFVFGWFAFRSRVTGVYLSIITQAMTYALMLAFFRNDMGFGGNNGLTDFKDIVGFNVQAQPTRIALFLISVAVLALTYAVARVLVTSTFGKVLVAIRDAESRARFLGYRVESYKLVVFVVSACMAGVAGALYVPQVGIINPGEFAPANSIEAVIWVAVGGRGTLTGAALGAVVVNAMKTTFTSGLLAPYWLFMLGGLFVLVTLALPKGIVGTLQGWLAKRGEAKRGQAGEPSPPPEAPAAGKAESAT; this comes from the coding sequence ATGATCACCCGCATGATCGTCTCCGCGCTCGGCGACCGCGGCAGCCTCATCTTCCTCGGCCTGCTGGGGGTGGCGGCGCTGTTCGTGGCGCTGTCCAACCTGCTGCTGCCGCCGGGCTCGGCGCTGCATGTGCCGATCCACATCGTGGCGCTGCTCGGCAAGTATGTGTGCTACGCGACGCTCGCGGTGGCGCTCGATCTGGTGTGGGGCTATTGCGGCATCCTCTCGCTCGGCCACGGCGCGTTCTTCGCGCTCGGCGGCTACGCCATGGGCATGTACCTGATGCGCCAGATCGGCACCCGCGGCGTCTATGCCGATCCGGTGCTGCCCGACTTCATGGTGTTCCTCAACTGGAAGGAGCTGCCGTGGTTCTGGCACGGCTTCGACAGCTTTCCGTTCGCCATGCTGATGGTGGCGCTGGTGCCGGGGCTGCTCGCCTTCGTGTTCGGCTGGTTCGCCTTCCGCAGCCGCGTCACCGGCGTCTATCTGTCGATCATCACCCAGGCGATGACCTACGCCTTGATGCTCGCCTTCTTCCGCAATGACATGGGCTTCGGCGGCAACAACGGCCTGACCGACTTCAAGGACATCGTCGGCTTCAACGTCCAGGCGCAGCCGACGCGCATCGCGCTGTTCCTGATCAGCGTGGCCGTGCTGGCGCTCACCTACGCGGTGGCGCGCGTGCTGGTCACCTCGACCTTCGGCAAGGTGCTGGTCGCCATCCGCGATGCCGAGAGCCGGGCGCGCTTCCTCGGCTACCGGGTGGAGAGCTACAAGCTCGTGGTGTTCGTGGTCTCGGCCTGCATGGCGGGCGTGGCCGGTGCGCTCTACGTGCCGCAGGTCGGCATCATCAATCCCGGCGAGTTCGCGCCGGCCAATTCCATCGAGGCGGTGATCTGGGTGGCGGTCGGCGGCCGCGGCACGCTGACCGGCGCGGCGCTCGGCGCCGTGGTCGTCAATGCGATGAAGACCACCTTCACCTCGGGGCTGCTCGCGCCCTATTGGCTGTTCATGCTCGGCGGCCTGTTCGTGCTGGTCACGCTGGCGCTGCCCAAGGGCATCGTCGGCACGCTGCAGGGCTGGCTGGCGAAACGCGGGGAGGCCAAGCGGGGACAGGCCGGTGAGCCGAGCCCGCCGCCCGAGGCGCCCGCGGCCGGCAAGGCGGAGAGCGCAACATGA
- the urtB gene encoding urea ABC transporter permease subunit UrtB, which translates to MRVLAVLALFAALALPAAAASLQEALARFAANDFSETAKAIDEIAESGAPQAVGLMDALLNRRLAVTPDGGVFFTDAQGRAFDALIGNPVAAVPKGAQLVRTNNKLRGQIENSLGTLRLQVADPAKRREAAEVVLRARDVTALPAVRAALSREHDPVIAKVLRETEAALVLASPESSTDQKLLAISVLRTRSDQDAIAALRAATAGAPFSIAQEARRAIVAIEKRLEIQTAMQNVWYGLSLGSVLLLAAIGLAITFGVMGVINMAHGEMVMLGAYTTFVVQELFRAYAPGAFDFSLAIALPLAFLVSGLVGIAIERGIIRFLYGRPLETLLATWGVSLILQQAVRTAFGPTNREVGNPSFMSGAFDLWGMQITYGRLWIVVFTLVVFAGLLLLLKATSFGLRMRAVTQNRRMAASMGIPTARVDALTFGLGSGIAGVAGVALSQIDNVSPNLGQSYIIDSFMVVVFGGVGNLWGTFVSAFALGIANKLMEPVAGAVLAKILILVLLILFIQKRPRGLFALKGRAVES; encoded by the coding sequence GTGCGCGTCCTCGCCGTGCTGGCGCTGTTCGCGGCGCTGGCGCTGCCGGCCGCGGCCGCCTCCCTGCAGGAGGCGCTGGCGCGCTTCGCCGCCAACGATTTTTCCGAGACCGCCAAGGCCATCGACGAGATCGCCGAGTCCGGCGCGCCGCAGGCGGTGGGCCTGATGGACGCGCTGCTCAACCGCCGGCTCGCTGTGACGCCGGACGGCGGCGTGTTCTTCACCGACGCTCAGGGCCGCGCCTTCGATGCGCTGATCGGCAACCCGGTCGCCGCCGTGCCCAAGGGCGCGCAATTGGTGCGCACCAACAACAAGCTGCGCGGGCAGATCGAGAATTCGCTCGGCACGCTGCGGCTGCAGGTGGCCGACCCCGCCAAGCGGCGCGAGGCCGCCGAGGTGGTGCTGCGCGCCCGCGACGTCACGGCGCTGCCCGCAGTGCGCGCCGCCCTGTCGCGCGAGCACGATCCGGTCATCGCCAAGGTTCTGCGCGAGACCGAGGCGGCGCTGGTGCTGGCGAGCCCCGAATCCTCCACCGACCAGAAGCTCCTCGCCATCTCCGTCCTGCGCACCCGCTCCGACCAGGACGCCATCGCCGCGCTGCGCGCCGCCACCGCCGGCGCGCCCTTCTCCATCGCCCAGGAGGCGCGCCGCGCCATCGTCGCGATCGAGAAGCGGCTCGAGATCCAGACCGCCATGCAGAATGTGTGGTACGGCCTGTCGCTCGGCTCGGTGCTGCTGCTGGCGGCGATCGGCCTTGCCATCACCTTCGGGGTGATGGGCGTGATCAACATGGCGCACGGCGAGATGGTGATGCTCGGCGCCTACACCACCTTCGTGGTGCAGGAGCTGTTCCGAGCCTACGCGCCCGGCGCCTTCGACTTCTCGCTGGCGATCGCGCTGCCTTTAGCCTTCCTGGTCTCGGGCCTCGTCGGCATCGCCATCGAGCGCGGCATCATCCGCTTCCTCTATGGCCGGCCGCTGGAGACGCTGCTCGCCACCTGGGGCGTCAGCCTCATCCTGCAGCAGGCGGTGCGCACCGCCTTCGGCCCCACCAATCGCGAGGTCGGCAATCCCAGCTTCATGTCCGGCGCCTTCGACCTGTGGGGGATGCAGATCACCTATGGCCGGCTGTGGATCGTGGTGTTCACGCTGGTCGTGTTCGCCGGGCTCCTGCTGCTGCTCAAGGCCACCTCGTTCGGCCTGCGCATGCGTGCCGTCACCCAGAACCGGCGCATGGCCGCCTCGATGGGCATTCCCACCGCGCGCGTCGATGCGCTGACCTTCGGCCTGGGCTCAGGCATTGCCGGCGTGGCCGGGGTGGCGCTGTCGCAGATCGACAATGTGTCGCCCAATCTCGGCCAGAGCTACATCATCGACAGCTTCATGGTGGTGGTGTTCGGCGGCGTCGGCAATCTGTGGGGCACCTTCGTCTCGGCCTTCGCGCTCGGCATCGCCAACAAGCTGATGGAGCCGGTGGCCGGCGCCGTGCTGGCCAAGATCCTCATCCTGGTGCTGCTGATCCTGTTCATCCAGAAGCGGCCGCGTGGCCTGTTCGCGCTCAAGGGACGGGCGGTGGAATCATGA
- the urtA gene encoding urea ABC transporter substrate-binding protein: protein MSFTRRSMLGAVSLLASLSLGIGGARAEDTIKVGILHSLSGTMAISETTLKDVMLMLIEEQNKKGGLLGKKIEAVVVDPASNWPLFAEKARELIAQNKVAAVFGCWTSVSRKSVLPVFKELNSILFYPVQYEGEESERNVFYTGAAPNQQAIPAVDYLMSEEGGGVKRWVLAGTDYVYPRTTNKILEAYLLAKGVAKEDIMINYTPFGHSDWQTIVADIVKFGSAGKKTAVVSTINGDANVPFYKELANKGVKATDIPVVAFSVGEEELAGVDTKNLVGHLAAWNYFQSVDTPDNKEFIAKWHDFTKNPKRVTNDPMEAHVIGFNMWVKAVEKAGTTDPDKVIDAIIGVEVPNLTGGTSKMLPNHHITKPVMIGEIRDDGQFDVVWQTKDLVPGDAWSDFLEGSKDLEADWVEKKCGNFNTKTGKCGG, encoded by the coding sequence ATGTCATTCACCAGGCGCAGCATGCTTGGGGCCGTCTCACTGCTCGCATCCCTGTCCCTTGGGATCGGCGGGGCCCGTGCCGAGGACACCATCAAGGTCGGCATCCTGCATTCGCTGTCCGGCACCATGGCGATCAGCGAGACGACGCTGAAGGACGTCATGCTGATGCTGATCGAGGAGCAGAACAAGAAGGGCGGCCTGCTCGGCAAGAAGATCGAGGCCGTGGTGGTCGATCCCGCCTCGAACTGGCCGCTGTTCGCCGAGAAGGCCCGCGAGCTCATCGCCCAGAACAAGGTCGCCGCCGTGTTCGGCTGCTGGACCTCGGTGAGCCGCAAGTCGGTGCTGCCGGTGTTCAAGGAGCTGAACAGCATCCTGTTCTACCCCGTCCAATATGAGGGCGAGGAGAGCGAGCGCAACGTGTTCTACACCGGCGCCGCGCCGAATCAGCAGGCGATCCCCGCCGTCGACTATCTGATGTCGGAGGAGGGCGGCGGCGTGAAGCGCTGGGTGCTCGCCGGCACCGACTATGTCTATCCGCGCACCACCAACAAGATCCTCGAGGCCTATCTGCTCGCCAAGGGCGTGGCCAAGGAGGACATCATGATCAACTACACGCCGTTCGGCCATTCCGACTGGCAGACGATCGTCGCCGACATCGTCAAGTTCGGCTCGGCCGGCAAGAAGACGGCGGTGGTCTCGACCATCAATGGCGACGCCAACGTGCCGTTCTACAAGGAGCTCGCCAACAAGGGCGTGAAGGCCACCGACATTCCGGTCGTCGCCTTCTCGGTCGGCGAGGAGGAGCTTGCCGGCGTCGACACCAAGAACCTCGTCGGCCACCTCGCCGCCTGGAACTATTTCCAGTCGGTCGACACCCCCGACAACAAGGAGTTCATCGCCAAGTGGCATGACTTCACCAAGAACCCGAAGCGCGTGACCAACGACCCGATGGAAGCGCACGTCATCGGCTTCAACATGTGGGTCAAGGCGGTCGAGAAGGCGGGCACCACCGATCCCGACAAGGTGATCGACGCGATCATCGGCGTCGAGGTGCCCAACCTCACCGGCGGCACCTCGAAGATGCTGCCCAACCACCACATCACCAAGCCGGTGATGATCGGCGAGATCCGCGACGACGGCCAGTTCGACGTGGTGTGGCAGACCAAGGACCTCGTCCCGGGCGATGCGTGGTCGGACTTCCTGGAAGGCTCCAAGGACCTGGAGGCCGACTGGGTGGAGAAGAAGTGCGGCAACTTCAACACCAAGACCGGCAAGTGCGGCGGCTGA
- a CDS encoding PHA/PHB synthase family protein: MQTAVSDHRHTPPAPEGGRAASILPAESDWDRYFHAGLAALTGGFSPIPLQTALYNWAAHLATSPARQAELSLLMVQEWTRFAGLAMQTSMADGTSEPAARALPQDRRFRHESWRIAPFSFYAEAFLGIERWWREATTGGHGIAAADRALLEFVARQVLDTVAPSNFPATNPEILERIMSTGGRCLIEGALNATEDWVRRASGQRPRSTDAFVVGETVATAEGSVVLKTPLCEVIQYRPRTGTVRPEPVLMIPAWIMKYYILDLSPANSLVNHLLEAGFTVFMISWKNPTPEDRDVGFDDYRRLGLLPALQAALAITGARRAHGVGYCLGGTLLAITAAAMARDGDDRLASVSFLAAQTDFEEAGELKLFVNESQVSLLEDMMWRQGVLAAPQMQGTFNLLRSNDLIWSKIVKQYWMGDPEPSFDIMAWATDATRMPYRMHSEYLRSMYLNNDLARGHFLVDGRPVVVQDIRAPVFALGTEWDHVAPWRSVYKFNLLADSEVTFALTNGGHNQGVVSPPGRHDRHFRIATRQEQDRYIDPEAWVRQVPPQTGSWWPSWFEWLKRRSGPPAAPPPMGRPDLGLAEIAPAPGTYVRG, encoded by the coding sequence ATGCAGACCGCGGTATCGGATCATCGGCACACCCCGCCAGCGCCGGAGGGCGGGCGGGCGGCCTCCATCCTGCCGGCGGAGTCGGACTGGGACCGCTACTTCCACGCCGGCCTCGCCGCGCTCACCGGCGGCTTCTCGCCAATTCCGCTGCAGACCGCCCTCTACAATTGGGCGGCGCACCTCGCGACCTCGCCGGCGCGGCAGGCCGAGCTGTCGCTGCTGATGGTCCAGGAATGGACGCGCTTCGCCGGGCTGGCGATGCAGACCTCGATGGCGGACGGCACGTCCGAGCCCGCCGCGCGCGCGCTGCCGCAGGACCGCCGGTTCCGCCATGAGAGCTGGCGGATTGCGCCATTCTCCTTCTATGCCGAGGCGTTTCTCGGCATCGAGCGCTGGTGGCGCGAGGCGACCACCGGCGGCCACGGGATCGCCGCCGCCGACCGTGCGCTGCTCGAATTCGTCGCGCGCCAGGTGCTCGACACCGTGGCGCCGTCGAACTTCCCCGCCACCAACCCGGAGATTCTCGAACGGATCATGTCGACCGGCGGCCGGTGTCTGATCGAGGGCGCGCTCAATGCCACCGAGGACTGGGTGCGCCGGGCCAGCGGCCAGCGGCCGCGATCGACCGATGCCTTCGTCGTCGGCGAGACGGTGGCGACGGCGGAAGGCTCGGTGGTGCTGAAGACGCCGCTGTGCGAGGTGATCCAGTATCGGCCGCGCACCGGCACCGTGCGTCCGGAGCCGGTGCTGATGATCCCGGCCTGGATCATGAAGTACTACATTCTCGATCTGTCGCCCGCCAACTCGCTGGTGAACCACCTGCTCGAGGCCGGCTTCACCGTGTTCATGATCTCGTGGAAGAACCCGACGCCGGAGGATCGCGACGTCGGCTTCGACGACTATCGCCGCCTCGGCCTGCTGCCGGCGCTGCAGGCGGCGCTGGCGATCACCGGCGCCCGCCGCGCGCACGGCGTCGGCTACTGCCTCGGCGGCACACTGTTGGCGATCACGGCGGCGGCGATGGCGCGCGACGGCGACGACCGGCTGGCCAGCGTCAGCTTCCTCGCCGCCCAAACCGATTTCGAGGAGGCGGGCGAGCTCAAGCTGTTCGTCAATGAAAGCCAGGTCAGCCTGCTGGAGGACATGATGTGGCGCCAGGGCGTGCTCGCCGCGCCGCAGATGCAGGGCACGTTCAACCTGCTGCGCTCGAACGACCTGATCTGGTCGAAGATCGTCAAGCAGTACTGGATGGGCGATCCCGAGCCGTCCTTCGACATCATGGCCTGGGCGACCGACGCCACCCGCATGCCCTACCGCATGCATTCCGAATATCTGCGCTCGATGTACCTCAACAACGACCTCGCCCGCGGCCATTTCCTGGTCGATGGACGGCCGGTGGTGGTGCAGGACATCCGCGCCCCGGTGTTCGCGCTCGGCACGGAGTGGGACCACGTGGCGCCCTGGCGCTCGGTCTACAAGTTCAACCTGCTGGCCGACAGCGAGGTGACCTTCGCGCTCACCAATGGCGGCCACAATCAGGGCGTGGTCTCGCCGCCCGGCCGGCACGACCGCCATTTCCGCATCGCCACCCGCCAGGAGCAGGACCGCTACATCGACCCCGAAGCGTGGGTGCGGCAGGTGCCGCCGCAGACCGGCTCGTGGTGGCCGTCCTGGTTCGAATGGCTGAAGCGGCGCTCCGGCCCGCCGGCCGCGCCGCCGCCGATGGGCCGGCCCGACCTCGGCCTCGCCGAGATCGCGCCGGCGCCGGGTACCTACGTGCGGGGGTGA
- a CDS encoding PadR family transcriptional regulator yields MFNSRPGGPGGFGGRRGRGQRDFETDGFAPWGEQQGGGRGRGRGGRLGRLFAHGDLHLVVLHLIAEKPRHGYELIKSIEAAVNGAYSPSPGTIYPALALLEEQGWVEAVSAEGGKKLYAITAAGRAYLDANRATVEAMLARMAEIGASRADVPAPVIRAMENLKLALRMRMERGPLTEDAARAIAEALDRAVADVERS; encoded by the coding sequence ATGTTCAATTCCAGGCCGGGAGGCCCCGGCGGCTTCGGCGGACGGCGCGGCCGCGGCCAACGCGATTTCGAGACCGACGGCTTCGCCCCCTGGGGCGAACAGCAGGGCGGCGGCCGCGGGCGGGGACGCGGCGGACGCCTGGGGCGCCTGTTCGCCCATGGCGACCTTCACCTCGTGGTGCTGCACCTCATCGCCGAGAAGCCGCGCCACGGCTATGAGCTGATCAAGTCGATCGAGGCCGCGGTGAACGGCGCCTACAGCCCGAGCCCCGGCACCATCTATCCGGCGCTGGCGCTGCTCGAGGAGCAGGGCTGGGTCGAGGCCGTCAGCGCCGAGGGCGGCAAGAAGCTCTATGCGATCACCGCGGCCGGCCGCGCCTATCTCGACGCCAACCGGGCGACGGTCGAGGCGATGCTGGCCCGCATGGCCGAGATCGGCGCCAGCCGCGCCGACGTGCCGGCGCCGGTGATCCGCGCCATGGAGAACCTGAAGCTCGCGCTGCGCATGCGCATGGAGCGCGGACCGCTCACCGAGGACGCCGCGCGCGCCATTGCCGAGGCGCTCGACCGCGCGGTCGCCGACGTTGAGCGGAGCTGA